The Anopheles maculipalpis chromosome 3RL, idAnoMacuDA_375_x, whole genome shotgun sequence genomic sequence TCGTGACCGCTTTCCGGGCCGTCGTAACCGTCGCCGCCAGCGGTGCTCCACAAGTACGCACCAGCGTCAGCACAATCTGTATCCCGAGATAACCCGTTAGGCTGAACAGAAACGCATACCCGTACGTTTTCATCGGATGTTGGGCACAAAAAACGACTCCCTGCACAAGATGCCCGGACAGCAGCATAATCACAGCCAGATACACGAATCCAATGCCGTACGAATAGATTACCACCTCATTATTCGGTGCCCGGTGTTCGCGCATCGCTTTTTCCTGCACATTCCCAATCGCCGCATCGCACAGCAGTGCCATCGAGATGAGGAACACACCGAAGCTGTTAAAATCTGGCTGCACCTTCGAGTCGGCCAGCGTAAACAGGATCAACCCAAGGCACATGGCTAACGCGGCAAAGAAATCCATCGGACCGTGCTTTTTGCCCTGTATCAGGACGCTTCCGATCAGCACCGGTATCAGCTTGCAGCACTTGAAGATTACCTGCGTAGGATAGTTAAGGTAGCCGACGCTCGAGTTGGACAGTCCCATCGTACCGAGCGTAAGGAACGCTAGCAGTGCGTACGTCTTCATCGGAATGCACCGCGGAACGGTCGTTCGTTCCAGCGATCGTTCGATGTACCCAAACACGGTGTAGTAAGCGAACTGTACCAAC encodes the following:
- the LOC126560880 gene encoding adenosine 3'-phospho 5'-phosphosulfate transporter 2, encoding MVQTGAKSEVIYLGDKDLNRNRNNRDQSPERQIKILFFDLTYYNRTTQFLLCCAGVFALYLVYGYMQELIFTLDGFRPYGWYLTLVQFAYYTVFGYIERSLERTTVPRCIPMKTYALLAFLTLGTMGLSNSSVGYLNYPTQVIFKCCKLIPVLIGSVLIQGKKHGPMDFFAALAMCLGLILFTLADSKVQPDFNSFGVFLISMALLCDAAIGNVQEKAMREHRAPNNEVVIYSYGIGFVYLAVIMLLSGHLVQGVVFCAQHPMKTYGYAFLFSLTGYLGIQIVLTLVRTCGAPLAATVTTARKAVTIALSFVFFSKPFTIQYLWSGLIVVFGIYLNVYSKRSKLTFADLGRMVSTVYRRIVRLPTKDGSKTSLLEV